The window AGGTTAATACCAATGAGAATAAGGATAAGAAAAAGTATAATCAATAAAAAAGGAAATGTTCTTTTGGGGGAAGTCATAGCCATCTTACCACATTCTCTGTGTTTTCTGCGGTGAAAAACAGACTTTCGAACAACTTGGTTGTTTTGGTCTGCAGTGCCCTAAATCGGCATAATGTAGCTTTTTACGAAACTGTTAATTTTGAGGAACTAAGCAAAATCTATTCCGCTTTCATACTTCGCTTCCTTACCCTTTATGTCAAGATGCAGCGTCGCCACCTGTTCAAGGGGAGGATATATAATACGCTCTGTTTTTCTTGTATCTATGTTTTTGATATATTTTTTACATTTGTCGCACAGATCAACCCTGTATTCCTTTTCTTCTTCACTGTATAAATAGCTGAGTGTCTTGCTGTCCGTATTGTCACAAAATGGGCAGTACAGTCTTCTGGACGACCATTTGTGCGCGCAGAAACCGCATAGCAGAAAGCGCTCCCCCCCTTCTCCTTCAAACATTGAAAACACAGGAGGACTTCCGCAAATGGGGCAGTATCCTTTTGTCCAGGGCTGATTCTTATTAAGACAGGTTGAAAGTTGCTGAGCACACATTGATAAAGATGGTTTTATGCTGTTGTAAATGATAAAGGCAAGGTCACCTTTTTTTATATCATGTTTCTTTGCGGTTTTTTCAAAAACAGAGTCATCCTCTTCGAGAAGACCGGAAAACAGAGAGTCAAAATCAAATTCTTCTGCGTCAACAGCTTTTAGTATTGCCCGGGCGGAAGAGGCCATGTCTCCGCTTGATGCTTTTATTATCCCGCAAATTTTTATTAAAAGCATCTTGGATGCTTTAGCATCAATTGCAAATTCAGACAGATTTACCAGGGGAAACTCTTCATCGGCCTTTATTAAAAGCATCTCCTCCGGAATCTGTATCGGGTCGATCTGTATCTTGTCTTTGGAATCTTCCTGGGCAATAAAGATTTGTTTGTAAAAATCTAAAATAGCTCCATAAGCAGGCCTAAGCTGCTTTAATGACTCTGCGGCCTTTGTTATCTGATCTTCGGTAAGTTGAATGTTATCTGCCATGTGCTCTCCTGTTCAGATGTTTTCAAGTGGTTGTTATTATGTGAACAAATAGATTTTCATGTTGAGTGTTCTCAAAGGCCTCTTATTTCTTATCACATTTGTTTGCAACATAAAAGGGGAGAAGATAAAAATCCCCTCCCCTTTTATAGTTACCGACTTAATTAGATTTAATTAAAGCAGACGCGAAGTAATATTCGTCAACGGGCGAATCATCCGCTTTAATGCCATCTGCCTTGTAATGCTGAAGTCAGCATTTGAGGCCATGGCATTCTTGCAATACAGTTTCGGCTCATAAGCTACAAGATAAATAACACTTACAGTATCTTCATCTATCAGCATGGCCTTTGGATTGGTCTTTTTAACCTCTCCAAGACGCTTTTTTGCAAGACCGAGCATTTCATCCCGGTCGCCGAAATTCATGGCGCCTGTCGGGCATGTCTTGACACATGCCGGAGGCAGTCCGTTTTCAACCCTGTCTAAGCACATATCGCACTTGGCAAGTGTGCCGTCGGCTGCTTTCCGCGGAATATTATAAGGACATGCTTCAATAATGGCCGCAGCGTCCAAACGTTTGGTGTTTGCCGTAAATATAATGGCACCTGTCTTATCATCCCTGAATATAGCGCCCGGATCTCCCGCTGTTTCAAGGCAGGGT of the Anaerolineae bacterium genome contains:
- a CDS encoding formate dehydrogenase accessory protein FdhE; this encodes MADNIQLTEDQITKAAESLKQLRPAYGAILDFYKQIFIAQEDSKDKIQIDPIQIPEEMLLIKADEEFPLVNLSEFAIDAKASKMLLIKICGIIKASSGDMASSARAILKAVDAEEFDFDSLFSGLLEEDDSVFEKTAKKHDIKKGDLAFIIYNSIKPSLSMCAQQLSTCLNKNQPWTKGYCPICGSPPVFSMFEGEGGERFLLCGFCAHKWSSRRLYCPFCDNTDSKTLSYLYSEEEKEYRVDLCDKCKKYIKNIDTRKTERIIYPPLEQVATLHLDIKGKEAKYESGIDFA
- a CDS encoding CD1871A family CXXC motif-containing protein, with the translated sequence MAMTSPKRTFPFLLIILFLILILIGINLGEVSTVMGKAARICLDCMGIG
- a CDS encoding 4Fe-4S dicluster domain-containing protein, giving the protein MSKSFFVDTTICTACRGCQVACKQWHNLPAEITTNRGTYENPADLSFITYKVVRMREQVIDGKLNWLFFPEQCRHCIEAPCLETAGDPGAIFRDDKTGAIIFTANTKRLDAAAIIEACPYNIPRKAADGTLAKCDMCLDRVENGLPPACVKTCPTGAMNFGDRDEMLGLAKKRLGEVKKTNPKAMLIDEDTVSVIYLVAYEPKLYCKNAMASNADFSITRQMALKRMIRPLTNITSRLL